The following coding sequences are from one Bifidobacterium sp. window:
- a CDS encoding inorganic diphosphatase, with protein MAETFDVVVEIPRGSRNKYEVDHESGRIKLDRTLFTSMGYPDDYGYIEGTLGEDGDPLDALVMIPNSVFPGCVIECRAVGLYHMVDEAGGDDKVLCVPADVRFDDIKDVSDVSDFHKAEIKHFFEQYKALEPGKEVMPGDFWTDAAAAKTEIKKAIERLAASEQ; from the coding sequence ATGGCTGAAACATTCGATGTGGTCGTTGAAATCCCAAGGGGTTCACGCAATAAATACGAAGTTGACCATGAAAGCGGCCGCATTAAGTTGGATCGTACCCTCTTCACTTCCATGGGTTATCCAGATGATTACGGTTACATCGAAGGCACTCTTGGTGAGGATGGCGATCCATTAGACGCTCTTGTAATGATTCCAAACTCGGTATTCCCAGGCTGCGTCATCGAATGTCGCGCAGTTGGCCTCTACCACATGGTCGATGAGGCTGGTGGGGACGATAAGGTTCTCTGTGTTCCCGCCGATGTTCGTTTCGACGATATCAAAGACGTGTCTGATGTGTCAGACTTCCATAAAGCTGAAATCAAACATTTCTTTGAGCAATACAAGGCACTGGAGCCAGGCAAAGAAGTTATGCCTGGTGACTTCTGGACAGACGCTGCAGCTGCCAAGACTGAAATCAAGAAGGCTATTGAGCGCTTAGCCGCCTCAGAGCAGTAG